The following are encoded in a window of Thermodesulfobacterium geofontis OPF15 genomic DNA:
- the folE2 gene encoding GTP cyclohydrolase FolE2 — MKLEDIQSLAPENKIPLDKVGIKGFKYPVKVLDREKGIQHTVAEINLYVDLPARFKGTHMSRFIEVLNEFGREIHMKNVIKLLKRLKKKLSSRSAHIEMYFPYFLEKKAPVSGIASLMEYQAFILASYSQKKKDLIVGVEVPVMTLCPCSKSISKYSAHNQRGKVTIKVRFKNFIWLEELIEIAETSASSPVYSLLKRPDEKFVTEHAYENPKFVEDVVREVARKLLEHPEITWFSVEAENFESIHAHNAYAFIERTKS; from the coding sequence ATGAAGCTTGAAGATATACAAAGTTTAGCTCCAGAAAATAAGATTCCTTTAGACAAGGTAGGGATAAAAGGTTTTAAATATCCTGTAAAAGTTCTTGATAGAGAAAAGGGTATTCAGCACACAGTTGCAGAAATTAACCTTTATGTAGATCTTCCTGCAAGGTTTAAAGGAACCCATATGAGTAGATTTATTGAGGTTTTAAATGAATTCGGAAGAGAAATTCATATGAAAAATGTAATAAAGCTTTTAAAAAGGCTAAAGAAAAAACTTTCTTCAAGGTCTGCTCATATAGAAATGTATTTTCCCTATTTTTTAGAAAAAAAAGCACCTGTAAGTGGAATAGCAAGTCTTATGGAGTATCAGGCATTTATCTTAGCTTCCTATTCTCAGAAAAAAAAGGATTTAATAGTAGGGGTAGAGGTTCCTGTTATGACCCTTTGTCCCTGTTCTAAAAGTATAAGTAAATATTCTGCTCATAATCAAAGGGGAAAAGTAACTATTAAAGTAAGGTTTAAGAATTTTATTTGGTTAGAGGAACTAATTGAAATTGCTGAGACTTCTGCCTCAAGTCCAGTTTATTCCCTTTTAAAAAGACCAGATGAAAAGTTTGTTACAGAACATGCCTATGAGAATCCCAAATTTGTAGAAGATGTAGTAAGGGAGGTTGCAAGAAAGCTTTTAGAACATCCAGAAATTACCTGGTTTTCAGTTGAGGCAGAAAATTTTGAATCAATTCATGCTCATAATGCCTATGCCTTTATAGAAAGGACTAAATCTTAA
- the hypB gene encoding hydrogenase nickel incorporation protein HypB: MCKECGCGVTESSDKKALEVFEDILKYNKFQAMHNREHFEEHKIYAINLMSAPGAGKTTLLEKTIDFLKEKYRLGVIEGDLETERDAERIRKKGIPVYQITTGSACHLDASLIHKAMHHLPLDEIDLLFVENIGNLVCPANYDLGTHLNVTLLSVPEGDDKPEKYPLIFKVSDLVLITKVDLLPYFDFDLDKVKEDIKKTNPKAHIIALSAKDGIGFEEWIKFLEDKFNEYRKNLNFR, encoded by the coding sequence ATGTGTAAAGAATGTGGGTGTGGAGTAACTGAAAGTTCTGATAAAAAGGCATTAGAGGTTTTTGAAGACATTTTGAAATATAATAAATTCCAAGCTATGCATAATAGAGAACATTTTGAGGAACATAAAATTTATGCTATTAATCTTATGAGTGCTCCTGGAGCAGGGAAAACTACTCTTTTAGAAAAAACAATTGATTTTTTAAAAGAAAAGTACCGTTTAGGAGTAATAGAAGGAGATTTAGAAACTGAGAGAGATGCAGAAAGAATAAGAAAAAAGGGAATCCCTGTTTATCAAATAACTACAGGAAGTGCTTGTCATCTTGATGCCTCTTTAATTCACAAAGCTATGCATCATCTACCTCTTGATGAAATAGACCTTCTTTTTGTAGAAAACATAGGAAATCTTGTTTGTCCTGCCAATTATGATTTAGGTACCCATTTAAATGTAACCCTTCTTTCTGTTCCTGAAGGGGATGACAAACCAGAAAAGTATCCTCTTATTTTTAAAGTTTCAGATTTAGTATTGATTACTAAAGTTGATTTATTACCCTATTTTGATTTTGATTTAGATAAGGTAAAGGAAGATATAAAAAAGACAAATCCCAAGGCTCATATAATAGCTCTTTCTGCAAAAGATGGAATAGGTTTTGAAGAGTGGATTAAATTTTTAGAAGATAAATTTAATGAATATCGCAAAAACCTCAATTTTAGGTAA
- the hypE gene encoding hydrogenase expression/formation protein HypE, with amino-acid sequence MKIDKLLLSHGGGGEETYFLIKEYILKYFSNPILNQLEDSAILTDSFSELAFTIDGFTVKPIFFKGGNIGKLAVTGTINDLVVVGARPLYLTVGFIIEEGFLMEDFEKILKSIKEEAEKNKIFIVAGDTKIVPKKEIDGIFITTSGIGKIVYKGISCSNLKPGDVIIVSGSIGDHGACILAEREGIKFDIELQSDCESLLPLAEELFNSKIEIHAMRDPTRGGLAATLYEWAYSSQVNIIIEEALIPVKPQVKAFCEALGFEPYHLPCEGRMVLSVPEKFAEKVLEIFKNHPSGSSAQIIGKVLEKSSFPQVILKTLYGTERVLENTSGELFPRIC; translated from the coding sequence ATGAAAATTGATAAACTTCTTCTTTCTCATGGTGGAGGAGGAGAAGAAACTTATTTTCTTATAAAAGAATATATTCTTAAATACTTTTCTAATCCTATTCTTAATCAACTTGAAGATTCTGCCATATTAACTGATAGTTTTTCAGAATTAGCTTTTACTATAGATGGTTTTACAGTAAAACCTATATTTTTTAAAGGTGGAAATATTGGTAAACTTGCAGTAACAGGCACTATAAATGATCTTGTAGTAGTTGGAGCAAGACCACTTTATTTGACAGTGGGCTTTATAATTGAAGAAGGTTTTTTGATGGAAGATTTTGAAAAAATTCTTAAAAGTATAAAAGAAGAGGCTGAAAAAAATAAAATTTTTATAGTAGCAGGAGATACAAAAATAGTTCCTAAAAAAGAAATTGACGGAATATTTATTACTACTTCAGGAATAGGGAAAATTGTTTATAAAGGAATTTCTTGTTCCAATTTAAAGCCAGGAGATGTTATTATAGTTTCGGGTTCAATTGGAGATCATGGAGCATGCATCTTAGCAGAAAGAGAGGGAATTAAATTTGATATAGAGTTACAAAGTGATTGCGAAAGTCTTTTACCTTTAGCAGAAGAACTTTTTAATTCAAAAATAGAGATTCATGCTATGAGAGATCCTACAAGGGGAGGGCTTGCAGCAACCCTTTATGAGTGGGCTTATAGCTCTCAAGTAAATATTATAATTGAAGAAGCTCTTATTCCTGTAAAACCTCAAGTAAAGGCTTTTTGTGAAGCTCTTGGATTTGAACCCTATCATCTTCCCTGTGAAGGAAGAATGGTTCTTTCAGTTCCAGAAAAATTTGCTGAAAAAGTTTTAGAGATTTTTAAAAATCATCCCTCAGGAAGTTCTGCTCAAATTATAGGAAAAGTTTTAGAAAAAAGTTCCTTTCCTCAAGTGATTTTAAAAACCCTTTATGGGACAGAGCGTGTTCTTGAAAATACCTCAGGAGAACTTTTTCCCAGAATTTGCTAA
- a CDS encoding hydrogenase maturation nickel metallochaperone HypA/HybF: MHEYFIVQNILKTVEDVLKDYPGKKVTKAVLLIGKFSGVEPDLLKTALDFFKKGSPLEEAEIIIELEDLKIKCLDCGKTSVKERWDIICPFCKSFNTQIISGEEMFLKTLELV, from the coding sequence ATGCACGAATATTTTATTGTTCAAAATATACTTAAAACTGTAGAAGATGTTTTAAAAGATTATCCAGGAAAAAAAGTTACTAAAGCAGTTTTACTTATAGGTAAATTTTCAGGAGTTGAACCAGATTTACTAAAGACAGCCTTAGATTTTTTTAAAAAAGGTAGTCCCCTTGAAGAAGCTGAAATAATTATAGAATTGGAAGATTTAAAAATAAAATGCTTAGATTGTGGTAAGACCTCGGTTAAAGAAAGATGGGATATTATTTGCCCTTTTTGTAAATCGTTTAATACTCAGATAATCTCAGGTGAAGAAATGTTTCTTAAGACTTTGGAATTGGTTTAA
- a CDS encoding HyaD/HybD family hydrogenase maturation endopeptidase, with amino-acid sequence MKINIKSLVELNLKKKLGKIKVCETKIVILGIGNLLLSDEGVGVKVVQDLSTHYKFPENVELVDGGVGGFSLLHYIESAKKLLVIDAISGGKPPGTIYKFKGEDIPYQVIEKISMHELSFSDILSLVKLRDKYPEELVIIGIEPYSLELKIGLSEVVEKNYDKLLEEVLAQLKEWGIKPIPKS; translated from the coding sequence ATGAAAATTAATATAAAATCCTTGGTGGAATTAAATTTAAAAAAAAAATTAGGAAAAATTAAGGTGTGTGAAACCAAAATTGTAATTTTAGGTATTGGAAATCTACTTCTTTCTGATGAAGGGGTAGGAGTTAAGGTAGTACAAGACCTATCTACCCATTATAAATTCCCAGAAAATGTAGAATTGGTTGATGGTGGAGTTGGGGGCTTTTCTCTTTTACATTATATAGAATCTGCTAAAAAACTTCTTGTTATAGATGCTATCTCAGGAGGAAAACCACCAGGAACAATTTACAAATTTAAAGGCGAAGATATTCCTTATCAAGTAATAGAAAAGATCTCTATGCATGAATTAAGTTTTTCTGATATTTTAAGCCTTGTTAAATTAAGAGATAAATATCCAGAAGAATTAGTTATTATTGGAATTGAACCCTATTCTTTAGAGCTAAAAATTGGGCTGTCAGAGGTGGTAGAAAAAAATTATGATAAACTTTTAGAGGAAGTTTTAGCTCAACTCAAAGAATGGGGAATTAAACCAATTCCAAAGTCTTAA
- a CDS encoding universal stress protein codes for MKVFQLYEKMLVACGSEPSGLHALKEIIKYIKEDGKPIIVLSVVPFYEEFYEGDLYLFTSKEDILEKFYKPFKEALEKAKEIGDQEKVIVKTVLEEGDPFIKIVDTALSENCDLIVLGRKKELGLMGKLLGANVARTIGQSPIDILVIPEGSNLSFNKILVPIDGSIYSEIALKKACKIAQTFSSELFILSVVDIPVEISAEYPDLRERVYSKAKNILEGAQKLAENLCKKVETDIREGDPAEKILSFIKEKGIETVVIGSHGKTGMKRLLMGSVAEKVLTFASIPVLVSKSLEFRAI; via the coding sequence ATGAAGGTTTTTCAACTTTATGAAAAAATGTTAGTTGCTTGTGGATCAGAACCTTCAGGTTTACACGCTTTAAAAGAGATAATTAAATATATTAAAGAGGATGGTAAACCGATTATTGTTTTATCAGTAGTTCCTTTTTATGAAGAATTCTATGAAGGAGATTTATATTTATTTACTTCTAAAGAAGATATTTTGGAGAAATTTTATAAACCCTTTAAAGAGGCTTTAGAAAAGGCTAAAGAAATAGGGGATCAGGAAAAAGTTATTGTAAAAACTGTTTTAGAAGAGGGTGATCCATTTATTAAAATTGTAGATACTGCTTTAAGCGAAAATTGTGATTTAATAGTTCTTGGAAGAAAAAAAGAATTAGGTTTAATGGGGAAATTATTAGGAGCAAATGTAGCAAGAACTATAGGGCAATCTCCTATTGATATTCTTGTAATTCCTGAAGGTTCAAATTTATCTTTTAATAAAATATTGGTTCCTATAGATGGCTCTATTTACAGTGAAATTGCTTTGAAAAAAGCCTGTAAAATAGCACAAACTTTTTCTTCAGAACTTTTTATTTTGTCAGTAGTTGATATTCCTGTAGAGATTTCTGCAGAATATCCTGATTTAAGAGAAAGGGTTTATAGTAAAGCTAAAAACATCTTAGAGGGAGCGCAAAAATTGGCTGAAAATTTATGTAAGAAGGTAGAGACTGATATAAGAGAAGGTGATCCTGCAGAGAAAATTTTATCTTTTATTAAAGAGAAAGGTATAGAGACTGTGGTAATAGGTTCTCATGGGAAAACAGGAATGAAGAGATTACTTATGGGAAGTGTTGCTGAAAAGGTTCTTACATTTGCTTCTATTCCAGTATTGGTTTCTAAAAGTTTAGAATTTAGAGCAATTTAA
- a CDS encoding sulfite exporter TauE/SafE family protein: MCKFKKWIWWICGLFLIFLILYSLSFAEVKEATQQVSTSSSLPWWFWPLALFIFTFILGILAVLAGVGGGVLFVPLVSSFFPFHIDFVRGAGLFVALTGALAAGPGLLRQGFADLRLSIPMALIASTCSIIGALIGLKLPSNIVQILLGVTIIFIVIVMAMAKKSEFPEVKEPDALSQALQISGIFYDPSIGKEVEWKIHRTPLGLGLFCLIGIIAGLFGLGAGWANVPVLNLILGAPIKVAVATSKFLLSITDTSAAWVYLNSGAVLPMIVVPGVVGIMLGSVVGVKVLAITKPKIVRWIVILVLGFAGVRALLKGLGIWT; the protein is encoded by the coding sequence ATGTGCAAATTTAAAAAATGGATTTGGTGGATCTGTGGATTATTTTTGATTTTTCTAATTCTTTATTCTTTATCTTTTGCAGAGGTGAAAGAAGCAACTCAACAAGTTAGCACAAGTTCTTCACTTCCTTGGTGGTTTTGGCCTTTAGCTTTATTCATTTTTACTTTTATTTTAGGAATTTTAGCTGTTTTAGCTGGTGTAGGAGGAGGTGTTCTTTTTGTTCCTTTAGTAAGTAGTTTTTTCCCTTTTCATATTGATTTTGTAAGAGGAGCTGGTCTTTTTGTAGCTTTAACTGGTGCATTAGCTGCAGGTCCTGGTCTTTTAAGGCAAGGATTTGCAGATTTGAGACTTTCTATTCCTATGGCTCTTATTGCTTCAACTTGTTCTATAATAGGGGCTTTAATAGGATTAAAACTTCCTTCTAATATAGTTCAAATTCTCCTAGGAGTTACTATAATTTTTATTGTTATTGTAATGGCTATGGCAAAAAAATCAGAATTTCCAGAAGTTAAAGAACCAGACGCCCTTTCCCAAGCTTTACAAATTAGTGGTATTTTTTATGATCCTTCTATAGGAAAAGAAGTTGAATGGAAAATTCATAGAACACCCTTAGGACTTGGATTATTTTGTTTAATTGGAATCATTGCAGGGCTTTTTGGACTTGGAGCTGGATGGGCTAATGTTCCTGTTTTAAATCTTATTCTTGGTGCACCAATTAAAGTAGCTGTTGCTACAAGTAAATTTTTGCTTTCTATTACTGATACCTCAGCTGCATGGGTATATTTAAATAGCGGAGCAGTGCTTCCTATGATAGTTGTTCCTGGTGTTGTAGGAATAATGCTTGGTTCAGTAGTAGGAGTTAAAGTACTTGCTATTACAAAGCCTAAAATTGTAAGATGGATTGTAATTTTAGTTCTCGGTTTTGCAGGGGTAAGAGCTTTACTTAAAGGTTTAGGTATTTGGACATAA
- a CDS encoding biotin--[acetyl-CoA-carboxylase] ligase, producing the protein MKKTKNTKQDILKLLKENKIISGEKIAKILSISRTAVWKHIKDLKRKGYLIKATPKGYSLIDNGDLLNEEELAYLPYKVYYYKEVTSTMDIAKEIAEKGEEALIIAETQTKGKGRMGRFWYSPKGGIWMSLVIKPSFSLKEAYLLTYIASLATALAIEKIAGIKVFLKWPNDIIYKENDKEKKLAGILLEVKAEIDKIDYAIIGIGINVNNEISSLVPEAISLKEILKKELKRKDIIKELIKEFKDLLKVESIKILNLWKDKSLTLGRKVKIIHPEGEKMGLALDISDDGALLLKTEDTKILKIYSGDCIHLRNFL; encoded by the coding sequence TTGAAAAAAACAAAAAATACCAAACAGGATATTCTTAAACTTTTAAAAGAAAATAAAATTATCTCTGGCGAAAAAATAGCTAAAATTCTTAGTATATCAAGAACTGCTGTCTGGAAACATATAAAAGATCTAAAAAGAAAAGGATATCTAATTAAGGCTACACCTAAGGGCTATTCCTTAATAGATAATGGTGATTTACTAAATGAAGAAGAATTAGCTTACCTTCCCTATAAAGTCTATTATTATAAAGAAGTTACCTCAACCATGGATATAGCAAAAGAAATAGCCGAAAAAGGAGAAGAGGCTCTTATAATTGCTGAAACCCAAACTAAGGGAAAGGGAAGAATGGGAAGATTTTGGTATTCTCCAAAAGGTGGAATATGGATGAGCCTTGTTATTAAACCGTCTTTTTCTTTAAAAGAAGCCTATCTCCTTACCTATATAGCATCCTTAGCTACAGCTTTAGCTATTGAAAAAATAGCAGGAATAAAAGTTTTTTTAAAATGGCCTAATGACATTATTTATAAAGAAAACGATAAAGAAAAAAAACTTGCAGGAATATTATTGGAAGTGAAAGCTGAAATTGATAAAATAGATTACGCTATTATAGGAATAGGAATAAATGTAAATAATGAAATTAGCTCTCTTGTCCCAGAAGCTATATCTTTAAAAGAAATTCTTAAAAAAGAACTTAAAAGAAAGGATATAATTAAAGAGCTAATAAAGGAGTTTAAAGATTTATTAAAAGTGGAAAGCATTAAAATTTTAAATCTATGGAAAGATAAAAGCTTAACCTTAGGAAGAAAAGTAAAAATTATTCATCCTGAGGGAGAAAAAATGGGTTTAGCTTTAGATATTTCTGATGATGGAGCACTCCTTTTAAAAACTGAAGACACAAAAATTTTAAAAATCTATTCTGGAGACTGTATACATTTAAGGAATTTTCTTTAA
- a CDS encoding GGDEF domain-containing protein, producing MKVKDIMKPNPITLTLQNSLKDLIEIFRENEIGSVIIVDQKKEPYQIVTLRDLSRICFLNLFTDSILEALKELNKDKNSLITVSPNDSYIEALSLMKKFNISHLPVVNQKKKLVGILSIRDIAKNFPELIFIDPLTEVNNRAYLNIINTKIKKINGPATILMIDIDNFKEINDTFGHVVGDKVLKKLAQTLRKNVKITDEVIRYGGEEFLIIAYRCDLEEGKILAERLRKRVEDIKFNKICPKFKITVSIGISIYEPQEDLLTAIEKADKAMYKAKQKGKNRVEVFENSLSS from the coding sequence ATGAAAGTCAAAGATATAATGAAACCAAATCCAATTACTCTTACCTTGCAAAATAGTTTAAAAGATCTAATTGAGATATTTAGAGAAAATGAAATAGGAAGTGTTATAATTGTTGATCAAAAGAAAGAACCCTATCAAATTGTTACCTTAAGAGACTTAAGTAGAATATGTTTTTTAAATTTATTTACTGATTCTATTTTGGAGGCATTAAAAGAGTTAAATAAAGACAAAAATTCCTTAATAACTGTTTCCCCTAATGATTCATATATAGAAGCCCTTTCTTTAATGAAAAAATTTAATATAAGTCATTTGCCTGTGGTAAATCAAAAGAAAAAACTTGTAGGTATTTTAAGTATAAGAGATATTGCTAAAAATTTCCCAGAACTAATTTTTATAGACCCTTTAACAGAAGTAAATAATAGAGCCTATTTAAATATAATAAATACCAAAATAAAAAAAATAAACGGACCTGCAACTATTTTAATGATAGATATAGATAATTTTAAAGAGATAAATGATACCTTTGGTCATGTAGTAGGAGATAAAGTTTTAAAAAAACTTGCTCAAACTTTGAGGAAAAATGTTAAAATTACAGATGAAGTCATAAGATATGGAGGAGAAGAATTTTTAATTATAGCTTATAGATGTGATTTAGAAGAAGGAAAGATTTTAGCTGAACGCTTGAGAAAAAGGGTAGAAGATATTAAATTTAATAAAATATGCCCTAAATTTAAAATTACTGTTAGTATAGGAATATCAATTTATGAACCTCAAGAAGACCTTTTAACTGCTATTGAAAAAGCAGACAAAGCTATGTATAAGGCAAAACAAAAAGGGAAAAATAGAGTAGAAGTTTTTGAAAATAGCTTATCTTCTTAA
- the tadA gene encoding tRNA adenosine(34) deaminase TadA, producing MFDEKDLIFMKEALVEAELAFKEEEVPVGAVIVSPEGKIIGKGRNQIIKLNDPTAHAEILAIREACKNLGNFRLLGCKIYVTLEPCPMCAYALVLARIEELIFATRDEKTGACGSIYNLVQDLRFNHRIKIREGLLKEEAQNLLKEFFKLRR from the coding sequence ATGTTTGATGAAAAAGATCTAATTTTTATGAAGGAAGCTTTAGTTGAGGCTGAACTTGCCTTTAAAGAAGAGGAAGTCCCTGTAGGAGCAGTAATTGTAAGCCCTGAAGGTAAAATAATTGGGAAGGGAAGAAATCAGATAATAAAACTTAATGATCCTACAGCTCATGCAGAAATTTTAGCTATAAGAGAGGCATGCAAAAATTTAGGAAATTTTAGACTTTTAGGTTGTAAAATTTATGTCACCCTTGAACCCTGTCCTATGTGTGCCTATGCTTTAGTCCTTGCAAGAATTGAAGAATTGATCTTTGCAACAAGAGATGAAAAAACTGGAGCCTGTGGAAGCATATATAACCTTGTTCAAGACTTAAGATTTAATCATAGAATAAAAATAAGAGAGGGTTTATTAAAAGAGGAAGCTCAGAATTTATTAAAAGAATTTTTTAAATTAAGAAGATAA
- the ispH gene encoding 4-hydroxy-3-methylbut-2-enyl diphosphate reductase — protein MKIRIAKKAGFCMGVRRAVNLVLSALNQGKYPIYTYGPLIHNPQTLELLNKLGVKIIRDLKDDFPSGVCIIRAHGIPPQEKEELSKKHEILDGTCPRVLKVQALAKKAISEGKEVVIIGDKEHAEIKGILGVLQNKGYVVSSFEDLKNLPGLKNYVILSQTTQDEKLFKTLSQAILEKYPQGEIINTICKATEVRQNEVRNLSKISSSIIVIGGKFSANTNRLAEIAKKEGKKVYLIEKPEEIPLEEIKKNGIVGITAGASTPNWLINEVVDFLKSHTSKFYLFLKSFSFLSFLHSFNLVLLFWGFLNFTHPFNPKNFLLLCSLFSFLMLKYNLENLQNLTSFEFYYSIKAIFIKKHEKLIKFILPLFSLFCIISSILYNPKVLALFIVLLILNQFLFRSILYFIIEPLIFTILILFFYPLFNLLSFLIFLQTLFILIFLRLYFESIYSQTDGFLPSNFLFSLFGYKEERLYKLMLFLIFLGALLTLPFIYVKKTYIILLLLWIFAYKLYIFSKNRPLGQIIYLENLSFLLPFTFNLLSILLSYV, from the coding sequence ATGAAAATAAGAATAGCAAAAAAAGCTGGATTTTGTATGGGAGTTAGAAGAGCTGTAAATCTTGTTTTATCTGCTTTAAACCAGGGAAAATATCCTATCTATACTTATGGACCACTTATTCATAATCCCCAAACCTTAGAACTTTTAAATAAACTTGGAGTTAAAATTATAAGAGATCTCAAAGATGATTTTCCTTCTGGAGTTTGTATTATTAGGGCTCACGGGATACCACCTCAGGAAAAAGAAGAACTCTCTAAAAAACACGAAATTCTTGATGGAACCTGTCCAAGGGTTTTAAAAGTTCAAGCACTTGCTAAAAAAGCTATTTCAGAAGGAAAAGAGGTAGTTATTATTGGGGATAAAGAACATGCAGAAATAAAAGGTATCCTTGGTGTCTTGCAAAATAAGGGATACGTAGTAAGTTCCTTTGAAGATCTTAAAAACTTACCTGGACTTAAAAATTATGTAATCCTTTCTCAAACAACTCAGGACGAAAAACTTTTTAAAACTCTTTCTCAAGCTATTCTTGAAAAATATCCCCAAGGAGAAATTATAAATACTATTTGTAAAGCAACTGAAGTAAGACAAAATGAAGTAAGAAACTTAAGTAAAATATCTTCTTCTATTATAGTTATTGGAGGAAAATTCAGTGCCAACACCAATAGACTTGCTGAGATTGCTAAAAAAGAAGGAAAGAAAGTATATTTGATAGAAAAACCTGAAGAAATCCCTTTAGAAGAAATCAAAAAAAATGGAATAGTTGGTATAACAGCTGGTGCCTCAACTCCTAATTGGCTAATTAATGAAGTAGTAGATTTTTTAAAATCTCATACCTCTAAATTTTATCTCTTTTTAAAATCCTTTTCTTTTCTTTCCTTTCTTCACTCCTTCAATTTAGTCCTTCTTTTTTGGGGCTTTTTAAATTTTACACACCCTTTTAATCCTAAAAACTTTCTTTTACTATGCTCTCTTTTTTCTTTTTTAATGTTAAAATATAACCTTGAAAATCTACAAAACCTAACATCCTTTGAATTCTATTACTCTATCAAAGCTATCTTTATAAAAAAGCATGAAAAATTAATTAAATTTATACTACCTCTTTTTTCTCTTTTCTGCATTATAAGTAGTATTCTATATAATCCGAAAGTTTTAGCTTTATTTATAGTTTTATTAATTTTAAATCAATTTTTATTTAGAAGTATTTTATATTTCATTATAGAGCCTCTTATTTTTACTATACTTATTTTATTTTTTTACCCTCTTTTTAACCTTTTATCTTTCCTAATTTTTTTACAAACTTTATTTATTTTAATTTTTTTACGTCTCTATTTTGAATCTATTTATTCCCAAACAGATGGCTTTTTACCCTCTAATTTTTTATTTTCCCTTTTTGGCTATAAAGAGGAAAGGCTCTATAAATTAATGCTATTTCTTATCTTTTTAGGTGCTCTTTTAACTTTACCTTTTATCTACGTTAAAAAAACTTATATTATTCTTTTATTATTGTGGATTTTTGCTTATAAACTTTATATTTTTTCTAAAAATAGACCACTTGGACAGATAATTTATTTAGAAAATTTGTCTTTTCTTTTACCTTTTACTTTTAATTTATTAAGTATACTTCTAAGTTATGTTTGA
- the radC gene encoding RadC family protein — protein MAINKEKILLTAYEKAKGHRNRVKERFLKEGPETFTDEDLLELLLMLNLPFKDTRKLARELLSHYKTLDNVLDAPLEDLSKFKGLKEKGTLPLKVVKEVARRYLKAKALKTEYLRSPEEVYNYLKYEMQNLSRETLKTIFLDAKSKVLGIETLFEGTITESAIYPREIFNKALEKKAVFLILVHNHPSGDVTPSKEDIRLTKNLILAGLLLQCKIIDHIIIGKNGYFSMAEKGIIENLEKEILSILK, from the coding sequence ATGGCTATTAATAAAGAAAAAATTCTTCTTACCGCTTATGAAAAAGCAAAAGGGCATAGAAATAGAGTAAAAGAAAGATTTTTAAAAGAAGGACCAGAAACTTTTACAGATGAAGATCTTTTAGAACTTCTTCTTATGTTAAATCTTCCTTTTAAAGATACAAGAAAATTGGCAAGAGAACTTTTAAGCCATTATAAAACCCTTGATAATGTCCTTGATGCCCCTTTAGAGGATTTATCAAAATTTAAGGGACTTAAAGAAAAAGGAACCTTACCTTTAAAAGTAGTAAAAGAAGTTGCCAGAAGATATCTAAAAGCTAAGGCTTTAAAAACTGAATATCTTAGATCACCAGAGGAAGTTTATAATTATTTAAAATATGAAATGCAAAACCTTTCAAGAGAAACTCTAAAAACTATTTTCTTAGATGCAAAATCAAAGGTTCTGGGTATAGAGACCCTTTTTGAAGGAACTATAACAGAAAGCGCTATTTATCCAAGAGAAATTTTCAACAAAGCCCTTGAAAAAAAAGCTGTTTTTTTAATACTTGTACATAATCACCCATCTGGAGACGTAACTCCCTCTAAGGAAGATATTAGACTTACTAAAAATCTAATTTTAGCTGGTCTTCTTTTACAATGTAAAATTATTGACCACATTATTATAGGAAAAAATGGATATTTTAGTATGGCAGAAAAGGGGATTATAGAAAATCTTGAAAAAGAAATATTAAGTATTTTGAAATGA
- the lptC gene encoding LPS export ABC transporter periplasmic protein LptC, with product MGNFIKLLFSIITLIFLSFHNIYPFQIVSHDFEYALYKNNQFVWGFKIKEFLQKENGDFEGKNIYLINKEKGLEIWANRGFYQKEEDKFILQENVHLVTLSYGEVYTQKLIFYPKKYLIFTDEEVILIKKGLTIRGKGLIYEIKTGNFKIEGKTKVKWKI from the coding sequence ATGGGAAATTTTATTAAACTCCTATTTAGTATAATCACTCTTATTTTTTTATCTTTTCATAACATTTACCCCTTTCAAATTGTTTCTCATGATTTTGAATATGCTCTTTATAAAAATAATCAGTTTGTTTGGGGTTTTAAAATAAAAGAGTTTTTACAAAAAGAAAACGGAGATTTTGAAGGCAAAAACATTTATCTTATAAATAAAGAAAAAGGATTAGAAATTTGGGCAAATAGAGGATTTTATCAAAAGGAGGAAGATAAATTTATACTTCAAGAAAATGTCCACCTTGTTACGCTTTCCTATGGAGAAGTTTATACTCAAAAACTAATTTTTTATCCTAAAAAATATCTCATTTTTACAGACGAAGAAGTTATATTAATAAAAAAGGGCTTAACTATAAGGGGAAAGGGGCTTATATATGAAATTAAAACAGGAAACTTTAAAATTGAAGGAAAAACAAAGGTTAAGTGGAAAATTTAA